In Quercus lobata isolate SW786 chromosome 12, ValleyOak3.0 Primary Assembly, whole genome shotgun sequence, a genomic segment contains:
- the LOC115970468 gene encoding uncharacterized protein LOC115970468: protein MVGTIGNSYSLHPTCQAREMGTLTDWEVVEGPQIRVEGEELSKDNKERRRKQTKLHTFGYRSMAQTAYSIAKKKGRQLEKGEMYEVAYSHCDDATVNATAGVSITKMKQLMTEGSQLRVNDIEAGILWQPDDAFGQVIGAERGGRVRGVGFGPTPSGNRARSMDDSTPPPTSIATDQRVIELSPQVEAMKEKCARYDAEMRLMRKMLTSLCPSFPSMSMVISEF, encoded by the exons ATGGTAGGCACAATAGGTAATTCCTACAGCCTGCATCCCACTTGCCAAGCAAGGGAAATGGGCACTCTCACGGATTGGGAAGTTGTGGAGGGGCCACAAATCAGAGTTGAAGGAGAA GAGCTGTCAAAAGATAACAAAGAGCGGCGTAGGAAGCAAACGAAGCTGCACACTTTCGGATATAGAAGCATGGCCCAAACTGCATATAGCATT GCAAAAAAGAAAGGCAGACAACTAGAGAAAGGTGAGATGTATGAAGTGGCGTATTCTCACTGTGATGATGCTACTGTGAATGCCACTGCGGGAGTGAGCATT ACAAAGATGAAACAACTTATGACAGAGGGGTCACAATTGCGGGTAAACGACATTGAGGCTGGCATACTTTGGCAACCCGATGATGCATTTGGACAGGTCATTGGTGCAGAGAGAGGTGGCCGTGTTAGAGGGGTAGGCTTTGGTCCAACCCCCTCTGGCAATCGTGCGAGGTCAATGGATGACAGTACGCCACCTCCAACATCTATTGCAACCGATCAAAGGGTTATCGAGTTGTCCCCTCAAGTAGAAGCAATGAAGGAGAAATGCGCTCGTTATGATGCTGAAATGAGGTTAATGCGGAAGATGTTGACTTCACTGTGCCCATCGTTTCCTAGTATGTCTATG GTGATTAGTGAGTTTTGA